In one window of Amblyraja radiata isolate CabotCenter1 chromosome 29, sAmbRad1.1.pri, whole genome shotgun sequence DNA:
- the znf414 gene encoding zinc finger protein 414 yields the protein MSTAPALAKAMSYKMESEKRVVATTLSMAGRVYKCCANACNESFPSMHQLMNHMKTHYKPNRYYKCPSCKSRFQKHQSYSKHVSVCGRDVKRLPPELDPPARPPAAAEPVKFQSVIRQLGRASSADVAGTVPSSKPVALFHDTLPSLHSSLSSMPLLPAAPHPFPLLEPSMFPAPSLRFHRQGHSSMPGPFIPYMHPAPYPLAQSATLPRLTPCFPSESLPFSNAVWKKNPAQSSSSRIVWEHSRGQYSCLQCPYTSGSREEMTLHTQGHNKTVVARLPNEAGMFLSPTDNYTALSMQFSESLLT from the exons ggAGAGTGTATAAATGTTGTGCAAATGCCTGCAATGAATCTTTCCCCTCCATGCATCAGCTGATGAATCATATGAAAACTCATTATAAACCAAACCGATACTACAA GTGTCCAAGTTGTAAATCTCGGTTTCAAAAGCACCAGTCCTACTCCAAGCACGTGAGCGTGTGCGGCAGGGATGTGAAGAGACTGCCACCGGAGTTGGACCCGCCGGCCAGGCCACCAGCCGCTGCGGAGCCGGTGAAATTTCAAAGCGTTATCAGGCAGCTGGGAAGGGCCAGCAGTGCAGACGTGGCCGGCACTGTCCCCAGCTCCAAGCCTGTCGCCCTGTTCCACGACACCTTGCCGAGTCTACATTCTTCACTCAGCTCGATGCCGCTGCTCCCCGCAGCTCCGCACCCCTTCCCACTCCTGGAGCCATCGATGTTTCCCGCGCCCAGCCTAAGGTTTCACAGACAGGGGCACTCTTCCATGCCCGGCCCCTTCATCCCATACATGCACCCCGCACCTTACCCCCTCGCTCAAAGTGCCACACTTCCACGACTCACACCATGCTTCCCTTCTGAAAGTCTACCTTTCTCCAATGCAGTCTGGAAGAAAAATCCAG cTCAATCTTCCAGCAGCAGGATTGTTTGGGAGCACAGTCGGGGCCAGTACAGCTGTTTGCAGTGTCCCTACACCAGCGGGTCACGAGAAGAAATGACATTGCACACTCAAGGGCACAACAAGACGGTGGTCGCCAGGTTACCCAACGAGGCGGGCATGTTCCTCAGTCCCACCGACAACTACACTGCTCTGTCAATGCAGTTCAGTGAATCTCTGTTAACTTGA